ATAACTACATTCTAGCAAATAATTGTCAAACAGGTAATAAAGCAAGAAATATTAGTTATTGTAACGGAGGTTACTGTAAAGAAACTACATGACAGAAGATAAAAAATAAAATATTATTAAGATATTTTTTGAAATAATTCAGGAATACTCGTATCAAGCGCTTTAGCTATAAGATAAACCGATGAGACTTTAGGATCTTTCAATCCATTTTCTATCCGATAGATAGTTTTCAAAGATAATTTAGATTTTTCTCCCAGCTGACCTTGGGACATTTGTAGTGCTTCTCTTCTAACCCGTATTTCTTCACCTAATTGCTTTATATCCATATTTAAATTAAAAGATTTATTGCGAAATATGGAAATGGACTTATGTGTCCATCGCATGGTAATATTTTTATGTCAGAATATTACATGCGAGTTCTACACAAGTTGGAGAAAATATTGCTAAAGAAAAAAACCACCTCTCTTTCTCTTGATCCTCAAATTTATTATAACCTCAGTGCGCTTGCTTTTTATAACAGAGTGCAAATAAGTTCGTTAGTAAACGATCTAATGATTCTATATATCAATACACCAGCTAATCAAAAAGTCTTGAAGGAAGCTAGAGAGATATATGCTCGATATTTGAATAAATAAATCTTAGATACTAGAAAAACTAACACTAGATAAAGGGAATTATGCCGATATTAATTTTTATGATCTCAATAATAGGAATAATGCCTATAATAATAATAAACGGATGGATTTTAACTATTTTTTGGAAATGGTTTTTTATCCCAATATTTAATCTTCCCCAACTAACAATTGCAGTATCCATAGGGATAATTCTTACAATTCGATTTTTAATTGGTAAAACAAAATATACAAAAACAACAGAACCTTCAAATTGGGGAATTTTTATTATCACACTATTTGAAGGAATATTGAATTCGATATTTATGTTAGGAATTGGTTGGATTGTGCATTTATTTATATAAAATACAATAGAAAATTCATATCAATAAATTTCTCAAGTTCGAGGTGTATTTATGAAAAGTCCGGATTACAAACTTATTAATAAAAAACTAAAAAAATTTAATAAAAAAGTAAAAGAGAATCCAGAAATTGGCAGAGCTTTACTCGTAAAAGCAGGAATCACCGATAAAAATAATAATTTTATAGGACCTTACAAAATCCTTAACAATACAAATATAGAAGAAACTATCTAATGAGTATTGTATTTCTGCAGCCTATCCCTGAATTAAAAGGTCAAAAAGCAATAGATTTTATTGCTAAAGCTAATCTTGCAATTACAAAAAAAATTAGTTTAAATGAACGCGAATAAAAAATCTTTACTGAAGCTAAAAAATATCC
The window above is part of the Candidatus Margulisiibacteriota bacterium genome. Proteins encoded here:
- a CDS encoding XRE family transcriptional regulator, which produces MRWTHKSISIFRNKSFNLNMDIKQLGEEIRVRREALQMSQGQLGEKSKLSLKTIYRIENGLKDPKVSSVYLIAKALDTSIPELFQKIS